The following DNA comes from Mucilaginibacter jinjuensis.
ACAATAATACCCTGAAAAATATGCCGAATTAATTGCTCATAAAAGCGAGGGAGCCACCCCAAAGGCCTTCTTAAAAGCAAATGAAAAATGCGACAGGTTTTCGAACCCAACATCCAGATAAACCGCCGAAGGTTTGGCGCCTTTTTCTTTAATCAGATAATAGGCTTCAGATAATCTTTTCTGCTGAAGCCATTGCCCCGGCGAGGTACTGAAGATTTTCCCGAAATCGCGTTTAAAGCTTGCCAGGCTGCGCCCGGTTAATTTGGCGAAATTATCAACCGGCACATTATACATGTAATGCTTGTTCATAAAGGCCTCAAGGTCTATTTTGTAGGGCTCGGCAAAGTCAAACAGTAGATCTTTGAGCGATGGGTCAATTTTTAATACCAGCTCTAAAGCTTCTTTTGTTTTCAGTTCGATCAATGCATTATTAAGCCTGTCGGGTTGGTTAAAATAAGGCAGCAGTGATTCAAAATATCCTTTAATAAAGGGGTCATCGGGCAACATCCTATACTTATCGCCGGTATAAGGCCCTACTGCTTTTATATTATTCTCCAGGCTATACCTGCGCAGAATGTCCTGATTAAAAAATATGTTGATCGACTTAAAATCGCCGCCGCCTACCGGCGGGATCTTAATTGTCTTTAATAATTGATTTCGCCTAACCAGGCCTACTATACCTTCGTTAACAATAGCCTCACCCTCGGTTGTTGCGCAGAGTACAGAGCCGGATATAATGTAACCCAGCGAATGCTCGTGCACAAACTGTTCGTTACTCCGCTTGGTTTCGTCAACGCATGAGTATAGCAGGTTATTCAACAGTATATGATCCTTATCCTGTACCATAACCAAATTTACTTTAACTGGCTCATAAATAACTTATCCATCATGCGGTCTGACAGTATTTTCCGCAGAAACAATAAAGGCCCAGCCATAAAACCACCCGAATATCTTGTTTTAGGGTTTTGGGATTCAATGGCCTTTTTCACCAATTTGGTAATTACATCAGGTTCAGCAACACTATGGCCTCGCTCTTTAGACATGGCGGCAAACTTTTTAGCCATCTTTTCATACTCGCCGTTGCCCGAAATTTTTACCAGGTTATCCATCGCAATATCAGCCCACTCAGATTTTACACCACCGGGTTCAATCACCACTACATCGATACCGAAAGGCTTAACTTCATTACGCAGGGCATCACTCAGGCCTTCTAACGCAAATTTACTGGCATGATACCAACCACCTAAGGGCATAGCAAGTTTACCACCTATGGATGAGATATTAATAATGCGCCCGAAATGCTGTTTACGCATTTGCGGTATTACCAATTGCGAAAGGCGCGCCGCACCAAATACGTTAACATCCAACTGGTACTTAGCATCTTCAATCGGTACATCTTCAATAGCGCCGTAAGAACCGAAGCCAGCGTTGTTAATCAGCACATCTAAACGGCCTTCTAATTTTATTATAGCATCTACCCCGTTAACCATCGAGGTTTCATCGGTTACATCCATACTTATAATTTTTACGCCAAGCGCTTTAATGTCATCCATCTTGTCTAACCGGCGGGCAGCACCGTAAACAGTGTGGCCATCTTTTAATAGTTCGCGTGCAAAATCTTTACCCATACCAGCTGAGGCACCGGTTATCAATATTACTTTTTTCATTAGTTCTGATCTTTAATTTGTTAAACCAAAGGTCGGCGATAAATAGACGAACAGGTTTGCTGTGGAGCTCAATTTTACTTTGGTGTATGGTTCACAAAAAAGGCCGGTGTTAATTGAATAACACCGGCCTTTTTCTTTTTGTCATTTCGAACGAGGTACGAGGAGAAATCTTGTATCTCTTGATTAACGAGACGCAGACGATTTCTCCCTACGGTCGAAATGACAAGATGGAGAATGTTTAAATACTATGCTTTCTTAGCAACATCAACCAATTCTTTTACATCTGGTGCTTTCTCGTAAGCCTTAACCAGTTTGCCATGTTTATCATAAATGGCAATATATGGTGTGGTTTTTATTTCGAAGTATTTTTGCATTTCGTAAGTATAACCCTCGGTACCAACAGTAATGTTAGGATAAGCTGATAAACCGAAATCGCGGTAAAATTCTTTAATCATTTTGTATTGCACAAAGCTGATCATTACAATCTGTATGCCGGATAACTCTTTCAATTTTGGTTTCAGCTCATACATCAGGTGCTGACAATGGCTGCAATCGGGCGAAAAATAAATGATCATTACCGACTTATCTTTTTTCAGTTTAGTGGTGGTCACATTAACACTGTCGGTATTTAAAATATGGTACATCGGCAGGTTCTGGATGCGCTGTGGTTGGGTTTGGGTGAACGTTGATTGGTTCTGTGCCCATGTACAGCCTGTAATAGCTACGATAGCTAACAGGGAAAGAAAGAATTGCTTCATTATAGTCAGGGGATTATAGTTGGTTGTCGATTTTAATTTTTTGGTCATGATTTATCAGGCTTCCAGCATTTCTATTTGCCATGCAATTTGCTCTTCGCTTACAGGGAATAACGCATTATCCCTTACAGTATGATATACAGCTTCAAATATATCATTATAATTTGCCCGCGCTGAAGGGATCATAAAGGTTTCTTTCTCGTTATCTGCTCCCATAATTACCAGTTTACCTTCGCTGCCAGGCGCTTCAATGCCGTAGGCTGGGTCTGTTGGTAGCATCTCCGCGATTAACTGGGCTTCCTGCACATCAGTTCGGCCTTTAATATAGCTGCCGATTGTACCATGTACTACAGACGATTCCAAACGCTCGGCCACCAGTAAACTTCCGGTTAAAAACACATTCAAGCCGTTAGGATAGCTCAGCCTGAAATGAAAGTAATCGGGCACCTGCGAATTAGGGCGATGGGTTGAGGTTACTTTATCATAACTCAGCGGTTTGCCAAACAATACAAAAGCCTGATCGAGCATGTGCGGACCAAGATCATACATTAAGCCATTGGCCGGGAAACCACTGCTTTCCTTAAATGCTTTGGGGCCGATGCTGAGGCGATAACGATCATAGCGGAAATGTACCTCTACCAGTTCGCCCAATCTGCCGCTTTCTATCACTTCTTTTACCGATTGAAACTCGCTATCGTAACGGCGGTTTTGGTAGATCATTAGTTTCTTGCCCGTTTCGCGGCTGATATCAAACAGGCGCTTTACTTCTTCTAAGGTTGCAGCGGCAGGTTTTTCCAGCAAAACGTGCTTGCCTGCTTC
Coding sequences within:
- a CDS encoding helix-turn-helix domain-containing protein, which encodes MVQDKDHILLNNLLYSCVDETKRSNEQFVHEHSLGYIISGSVLCATTEGEAIVNEGIVGLVRRNQLLKTIKIPPVGGGDFKSINIFFNQDILRRYSLENNIKAVGPYTGDKYRMLPDDPFIKGYFESLLPYFNQPDRLNNALIELKTKEALELVLKIDPSLKDLLFDFAEPYKIDLEAFMNKHYMYNVPVDNFAKLTGRSLASFKRDFGKIFSTSPGQWLQQKRLSEAYYLIKEKGAKPSAVYLDVGFENLSHFSFAFKKAFGVAPSLL
- a CDS encoding oxidoreductase; translation: MKKVILITGASAGMGKDFARELLKDGHTVYGAARRLDKMDDIKALGVKIISMDVTDETSMVNGVDAIIKLEGRLDVLINNAGFGSYGAIEDVPIEDAKYQLDVNVFGAARLSQLVIPQMRKQHFGRIINISSIGGKLAMPLGGWYHASKFALEGLSDALRNEVKPFGIDVVVIEPGGVKSEWADIAMDNLVKISGNGEYEKMAKKFAAMSKERGHSVAEPDVITKLVKKAIESQNPKTRYSGGFMAGPLLFLRKILSDRMMDKLFMSQLK
- a CDS encoding TlpA family protein disulfide reductase; the protein is MTKKLKSTTNYNPLTIMKQFFLSLLAIVAITGCTWAQNQSTFTQTQPQRIQNLPMYHILNTDSVNVTTTKLKKDKSVMIIYFSPDCSHCQHLMYELKPKLKELSGIQIVMISFVQYKMIKEFYRDFGLSAYPNITVGTEGYTYEMQKYFEIKTTPYIAIYDKHGKLVKAYEKAPDVKELVDVAKKA
- a CDS encoding Gfo/Idh/MocA family oxidoreductase, with amino-acid sequence MENPIVTGLLAYGMSGKLFHAPFLSTNPHFKFKAIVERHEKKAAERYPDLISYDHTFELLNDKEIELVVINTPSYTHYQLAKEAMEAGKHVLLEKPAAATLEEVKRLFDISRETGKKLMIYQNRRYDSEFQSVKEVIESGRLGELVEVHFRYDRYRLSIGPKAFKESSGFPANGLMYDLGPHMLDQAFVLFGKPLSYDKVTSTHRPNSQVPDYFHFRLSYPNGLNVFLTGSLLVAERLESSVVHGTIGSYIKGRTDVQEAQLIAEMLPTDPAYGIEAPGSEGKLVIMGADNEKETFMIPSARANYNDIFEAVYHTVRDNALFPVSEEQIAWQIEMLEA